In Carassius auratus strain Wakin unplaced genomic scaffold, ASM336829v1 scaf_tig00215270, whole genome shotgun sequence, one genomic interval encodes:
- the LOC113094190 gene encoding uncharacterized protein LOC113094190 → MGLGCLYPEGRSISLISLQLKWHLPKIVKTTGTNHGSSMTGEIQHSHAVTQMKELARIMKHLVPLESEITQEIIRYNVDPNLAKYEDGDDIVKWWAHVMSLGKYPALSQVIRRALSIFHGPLVESSFSLMGDVIDAKRSSMKISTFDAVQTVKYVLRSRGKTGISMFKRADIDKTLCQNIRVAARRDKTDREKRMEAKQKRQVEYGCSATCESAEKAMTTALAEERQTRLKHVDKKINAARRKALDTLQEVARKKRKLE, encoded by the exons GGCCTGGGCTGTCTGTATCCAGAAGGCCGGAGCATCTCCCTGATCTCCTTGCAGTTAAAGTGGCATCTCCCTAAAATTGTCAAGACGACAGGCACCAAT CATGGATCATCAATGACTGGAG agaTTCAACATTCCCATGCTGTTACCCAGATGAAGGAGTTGGCTAGGATCATGAAACATTTAGTGCCCCTAGAGAGTGAGATCACCCAGGAGATCATTAGGTACAATGTGGACCCCAACCTGGCCAAGTATGAAGATGGAGATGACATTGTGAAGTGGTGGGCCCATGTCATGAGTTTGGGGAAGTATCCAGCTCTCAGCCAGGTTATCAGACGGGCCCTCTCCATCTTCCATGGACCACTGGTAGAGTCCTCCTTTAGTCTCATGGGAGATGTGATTGATGCTAAAAGATCTAGCATGAAGATCTCCACCTTTGATGCAGTGCAGACTGTCAAATATGTGCTGAGGTCAAGGGGCAAGACTGGCATTAGCATGTTCAAAAGAGCTGACATTGATAAAACTCTCTGCCAGAACATTAGGGTTGCAGCGAGAAGGGACAAGACCGACAGAGAGAAGAGGATGGAGGCAAAGCAGAAGAGGCAGGTGGAGTATGGCTGCAGTGCTACATGTGAAAGTGCAGAGAAGGCCATGACCACTGCTCTGGCCGAAGAGAGGCAGACACGTCTCAAACATGTTGATAAGAAAATTAATGCAGCCAGACGCAAGGCCCTGGATACGTTGCAGGAGGTGGCCAGGAAGAAGAGGAAGTTGGAGTAA